agtttatgtcacgTTTAGGCTTACAAaacagggttaggtgcttcaacatcagtgttattcacttatcatttccctctgattttaggggtaagttatgggtaggactaggtttaaaggattagttcgctttaaaatgaaaattaccccaagctttactcactctcaagacAAGGTTTATATGAATGTCTTCTTTCAGAttaacacaattggagttatattaataaataccctgacacatccgagctttgtaatggcagtgaatgatCAAGATCgatcaagaaagtgcatccatccaaagCAAAACGTACTCCACGCAGCTCCTGGgcgttaataaagaccttctgtaGCAAAGCGATGTgcttgtgtaagaaaaatacctatatttaacaagttatagagtaaaatatctagcttccgccagatcgccttccgtattcaacttatgaagaaagtttaatgcctctcgcagttcatAATGCTTATATCCTATGCcttctatatatatttttagatgtAAATATAACGAAAACACCAGTAACCAAAATACACATCGTGTTTCTGTAGTTGCCTTTTAATTAGGAAGAGTATAAAACAACACCCAAAAATATACTTTGCTTtaacatatatacattttacacaTATTATGATTGTCCATGTTGTTCCCAAATGTGCATAGCTTGCAGTGAATCGGAATAATAGTGGGTAGCCATTTAGAGTCCCACTTCAATActgagccccgcacatgacatgcaaaagATAAAACAAATATCCTGGCCACAAATTAAGAATTCGTTCCCATGAATTACTGATTTGTGGCCAtgatttgttcatttgttccCTTGTTTCAGTTGAACTAATTTATTCTCTCATTTTAGTTAAATTGTGGCAATATTGTACTAAATAATACCCtcagtttttttaaaatactggcTATGATTTAACTAAAACAACAGAATGAACTATAACAATGTGGCCACGATTTAACTAAATTGAGGAAATGAATTAAGTCATCGGAACCAATTCAGGATATCCAAATCCCCCCCTTATTTCATGTGCAGGGCTCCATACTTCAAGACAAAGTTCCTGTAAACTATTTTAAAGCTCCACAAAAGCTTTTGATTTGAGGTGGGATGGCAAACTTCGCAACATCTGTTTGCTAATACTGGCTCAGTATTGAGAGTTGTGCTAAATGAACTGCAGCAGCACTGCATGGTGGAGTAGACATACTTCTCACTTCTATCTCATAGTGATGATATGACTGTGCCTATGAGAAGGAGCCATGTACCATACTGATGATGCCTCATTTAGATGCACTGCTGCTGCAAATAGGGATATTCCTCCAAAGTATTGGCATCAACACTTGTGCGAAAAGCTGGTGTATTGCGCCAGGCTGAATGTCCCACAGAATAGATGTCAGCACTGCGTTTGAGAGCAGGAGGAGTATAGACAGAGCAGGATGAAGCTGTCTATGAGGAGGACACAGTAGAGGCATCGCTGCATGTGCAAACTCTGCGCCCTCTGGAAGCGTGTCAACAGCACGGCCAGAAGGACAAAGAAAGTGGCTATATTTAAAATGAGGAAAAGGCGAATGTATGAGGTGGTGTTAAACACATCATCACTCTCTGCCGTAGCCCCCACGCGTACTTCTTTGAATTTCCGCCCCTTTACAAATCCCACTTTTCTGCCCTTTCGTAAATCACTGTAATCAATGAATGCCCTTGAGTCACCATCTGCCTCCTCTGGAAGCTCCTCATAGACTCGCTTCATTGTCCGCTGCCTCTCCTTCTTCTCACTTGCCTCAATCTGAGCAAAGATGTCTGGAAGGCTGTCGGAAAGGCTTGTCTTCTTGCCTCCCTTCCCCTTCCCCTGCTTCTTAGAAAGGGAAAACATCTTCTCAATAGTCCCTGGTGTCTTCCTCTTGTCTGAGGACTTCAGGAGACGCTCAGcagttttgtggaaactgtccGTGTTAAGAACCCGTGAAAGGATGTGCCTTTCCAGCTGTTGGAAGACTGGTTTGACATGCTGAAGATTGTCCTCCACAACATTAACATATTCCTCTACTTCCTCCAAGGGATGCTCATTTACCCCTGTTGTCCTTTCAAACACCACTTTCTTTTGGTCCACCAATACCATGGCCATCGGTTTGGTGGGAACCTCATCTGTGAGCAGATAGATGTTGTAGGTCTGATCCCTGGTGGCCAGATAGATATCTAGTCTTTCTGAGTCTCCATGCACGCTGAAACTCTGTACATCCACTCCAGATCCGAAGAAGATGTATGCCACTCTGCTGATGGGGTGCCTCAGTGGCATAGTCACATTTACATAGTTTGAACCATTATAGGGGTATCCACGGGGGTAGCTCCTATATCCCACTATTGCCTTTTCACTGCTGCCCGTATCATCCAACCAGAACATCTTGGATGTTTCATTTCCGTGTCTGATCAGAGCACCGTGAACTCCATCGACTTGGGTTTTCTGGAAGGGCAGGTCTGTGTTGTGGAAAAAAGCGCTCATGCTGTGCGTCGGGCTGCCTAAATGCAGCTGAATGTGGTCCACCACCAGAAGCAGCTGAGGATGAAGTAGAAGCAAGTTCCTCTGAAAATTCTTGATCTTCAGCTCAGGGTTGTAAGCTGCATGACCCTCCCCACGAATAAACACCATGCCCTGCTGCTCCAGAGCCGCCTCCACCTGACCTTGGCAGTCTGCTGCTTGACCGTGCTTATACTTAAGCCATTTTGAGTTACAAGCCTCAGTAACTTGGCCTTCCCATGGTGCAAAGCAGCTCTCAGACACAGCAGGCCCAAACATGACAGCATTGTTGAGAGAGGTGTATTTGGGACCGTACAATGCCTCTGTGATAAACGGGACTCCATTTGGAGCAAATGTAAAGGAGTTCTGGTCAGGGTGCTCATGGCCCGCATTAAAGTTTCGCCACCCTTTGATCCAGTCTTTGTATTTGTTTTGGTGAACAATGTCAAAAATAGCACGTCCACCAAGCTTCCCCGACTTAAAGGACAGAAATGTGTGGTTTCTCCCAGCAGGTAGGGCACTTCCATAGGTCACCACTCCCCAGTCTTCGAAATAATGCAGATGGGATGTACCATAATCAGGAGGTGGGGTGGGTTGCAGACTGGCGTCATACCTATAcagtgaaataaacacattgtAGTTGTAGTTAAACTATAATACACAAAGTTGTAGTAAAATTCAATATTTGTTTCTTACTAATTTTGTGGTGCTAATTCCAAAAACACTGCCTGTTTTGCTCTAGCATGTCATGCTTTCTCACAAAATAACTTGtgattatttgtgaaatttataacttttttttttttcaattataaGGTGAAAAAGTCTTATCCCTCAGTCACAAGAAAACTGCCACAACAACATGATTCCTATTTTCCTCTGAGCCAGGTTACAACTATTTATTAAATTCTCAGCTGATTTTCACATGTACAACATTATTTTATGCCtgacaaaagaaaaagtaaACATGACCCAGATGTTTTCTGCTACATCCAAACAGTAGATGCGTTTACATGGACCCTAATAATCAGTTGGAATAAAAAAGTCCCATGAAACCACGTCAATCGGAATCAATTGGCCAAATTCGATTAAATTTTTGAAATGGGACCGAATTGAAAACTGAAACTGGAAAGTTCTGCGCATATGCAATGATGAAAAAATGGTGTAATTACATATGATGCGCAAAATGAGCTGTTGTTGTTTAATATAGTACGATAAATGACTTTCATGTCAATCTAAAATTCTCATTCCACTCATGGCCTTTGAAATTCTGTAAGATAATATCGTCCCAGCATGGGAAGGGGCATTTTTACTGCTTGATAAACATAAACAGCATGGCACAAAGCTTCATGTGATCGTTGTCTCCTAATGATTTCATTCCGATTCAAACAAAAAATGTCCATGTAAACAGCTTGTAGtgacagaaaattaaaaaatgttgtgaaaaaaaaaaaaaaaaaacattataaacttataaactgtttatgttaaGTTTTTTACATTATATGGAGTACATGAACACCcctttgcagacattttaaatgatacattttgaatactttttgtcattaaaaccaTAACTAAGctgatatatacatacacaattTAGACACAATCTAATTTTAATTCTAAATTAAATTCTAATtttgtggggaaaaaataaaccaaaggaaaaattttattgatatttttaaactcagcttcattaaattaatattaggttgttgttttttttgcacgATGCGCCTCCGTTGTGTGAGGTCTAAATGCACTCTGATGCcagaagtgatctctcgcactCATAGACATATGAGATGCGCATGGCAGTTGgccatagtggtgtattagaggtaaaaaaatatataaatactgttcggtttctcatacaaaccgatcgtttcgtgtcttaggacatcaatgtgtcgccacaagctgcagggtttaatttggatttgtctgtgcatgtttttttgactcttatagatggaattcccattgacatgcatttataagactgacagaccgcaatggttagagttaaaaatcatcatttgtgttctactgaagaaacaatgtcacctacatcttggatgccctgggggtaagcagataaacatgaaattttcaattttcagtgaactatccctttaatcctCTTTGAGGATTTAATACACAGTATTCAAAAGTAAAATATAGCGAAATGTTTGCAAAAAAGTTCCCTGCTGAGGAACACATGAAGTCTTACCAGAGGAACTCAGTGTGCAGTGTGCACCAACGCTGACCCTTCCCTGCCTGTCCTGGTCCCTCCAGAACACGATTCTGTCTGATTACCTCAGCCAGCCAATTCCCGCTGCCATTTCGCATGACGTACCGATCCAAAAACACCAACTGACTTTCTGGCCCATAGAACCAGTTATAGTTGGAATCTGCGATTGCAACGGTTCTCTGAAAACCTGCAGGAGCAGAAAATAATATAATGAAGCATTTAAAGCCTAAAGGTCAACCAAAATCACAAGTATTTGTTCATACTGATCACTACAAACTGCACAATAAGTAGAAGGCTCTTTGACTGCTGCAGAAGTAAACACTTTTTAATTAATGAGTTTGGGTGAAGATTAAAGGAAGAACAGCAGTTTACTGTGAAAAGGGATATTAAACCTAGCAACCACTAGAAAATATTTAGCCAGAATGAATCACTTGTGTGTAAAAGAACGACAGCAGTAAGCACTGTCTTTAGAGGGCAGCGTTTAACTAATGAGAGTTAGATGTTGGTATTTTCACCAGTTTGTTTTAGTTTCCAGAGAAAACCAAAAACCTTTGCTACATTGatataaacacaaaaacaactaaGAAGAGGCCATATAGTCCTGACAGTACTGCATCTGTGTGGATTCGCAGAATGGAACAACTGAGAGGGTGTATTGTGACTGCTAACCTTCTCCGTCTCCTAATGTTTTGCTTAAGGTTTTCCGCTACAATAAAATGGCTTTTGGCAGGAGGATGCAAATTGTCCAAACCTGACTTGTCtgtagacacacacaaacagcttGACGGCTATTAGTCCTTTGATGTGCACAAAGAGCTATTGTTGCAGTTACAGTTCATAGTCTGAGCTTTGGTTTGGTTTTGGCCAGGTTACCGCTTCATGGTTTTAAGGTGATAGCACGCAAATCATGTGTAAAAGGAGTTTATTGCTTTGACTGGCATGGGCAAAGCACTTTATTTATTACCACAATTGTTAGCTACTAAAATCTTTAAAGGGGGTCATGTCCTGACAAATTTTAAAACGTATACAGAAACATACTGTAACTTTTAAACCTGAAGATGGCTTTTTTGAAACAAAGCTGTGAAATTGTCAGAATGTAAAACAGGCTTTACAAAGAGGCTGTTATTGAAAGATGTGGCAGCACAAAATAAACTGGACCCAACAGCAAAGCCGCAGCCCACATAAAGTAAGCATTGTTACTTATTTTTCAGAAAgagtttttatactgtacatttcattggaaggtagaacagcagcaaaaaaacaTCCCATATAATTCTATGGGTCAATGAGAGGGTGAAAAATTATAaccaaataaaacaaatctttTACAATATGACCCTTTAAATGTGCTTGTAATATACTATCACAGAACCAGGCAGATCAAAGCCTTACCAGGCAACAATGTCCTATAGAGAAATGCGAAGTGTTTGTGCAGCCAGGGATGACTAAAGTGGCCGATGTCAAAGTGCCTCTGTACCAAATGCATGTATTGAAAGAGCGAACGAGTGGTATAAGTTCCATAGGCCACACCCTCATATAGAGAACCATCAGTCACATCTTGGAGAAGCACCATGGACTTTTCCATAATGGCAAGAGCCTGTTTTGTCCAGAGGTATGCTTCCTGAAGGTATCCTGAAACATAGTAAGAACACAGTAAATATTACAAAGAGAAGAATTTGTTGTGATGAAAAGACTGTTTCCATGAATATACTACTATCTACTATCTACTTTCTACTATATTACTGTAAATGGGCTACCACTTTGGGTGTTTAAACgtcaacgatgtactaaaatctacaaaaaaaagtttttccatttacatttttttgtgtagATGACAACGTTGTAAAAATCCCCATTCACACAgatcagcaaaaaaaaagaagctgcattatgcatgccaggccagtagccAGCCCCAAGTTCAAAATCAGTAACATGGCTGAAAAAACACAAATCTtataaaattaatgtaaagtaTAACAGCtgatacaatatttttttctttttaccttCTGAGGTTGACGATCAGTATTTTCTGAAAGTTAAGCACCTTCAGAAAAAAAGGACTTctgtctttaaagggttagttcacccaaaaatgaaaattatgtcattgatgactcatcctcatgtcgttcaaaaCCCGTAAGATCTccgttgatcttcggaacacagtttaagatattttaggtttagtccaagagctttctgtccctccattgaaaatgtatgtacggtatactgtccatgttcagaaaggtaataaaaacatcatcaaagtagtccatgtgacatcagagggtcagttagaatttgttgaagcatcgaaaatacattttggtccaaaaataacaaaaactacgactttattcagcattgtcttctcttccggaatcctttctattgaattgattccattgaactgattccattgaatcctttcatctgcgttggtaatgcacttttacgtcgccgtggttgtttttggcaattaggacatccgcgacatgcacacttacacaccattttaaaaaatatagcaataccaaaatacaaacaatgtagaatagcttgaatacagcgtgcgtttccctcagactgtaaacgaagctctggTGCActagataacacgtcagcagcggaGTCGtggagcagaagggggcagtaatgcaccaaaaagctggatgccaaccgccgtaaaacaggaaagaagaagagtCGTTGTGAATGCGAATTAACAACAGAcctggaagagaatacaatgctgaataaagtcgtagtttttgttatttttggaccaaaatgtattttcgatgcttcaaaatgtcacggatgccaaaaacaaccactgcgacgtaaaagtgcattaccaacgtcgacagatgaaaggattcaattcaattcaatggaaaggattccggaagagaagacaatgctgaataaagtcgtagtttttgttatttttggatcaaaatgtattttcgatgcttcaacaaattctaactgaccctctgatgtcacatggactactttgatgatgtttttattacctttctggacatggacagtctactgtacatacattttcaatggagggacagaaagctctcggactaaatctaaaatatcttaaactgtgttccgaagatgaacggaggtcttacaggtttggaacgacatgagggtgagtcattaatgacataattttcatttttgggtgaactaaccctttaaaagtttaagaaattttacagtgat
This genomic window from Chanodichthys erythropterus isolate Z2021 chromosome 4, ASM2448905v1, whole genome shotgun sequence contains:
- the dse gene encoding dermatan-sulfate epimerase isoform X1, with amino-acid sequence MRTYTRGAPTVFFISALWILASPALAEVDPSGGIPFLGGNYEGTHPMLYFGQAEVEELQRAAVGTHRALARQIREAGEAILERPEDYLPPWNPAEFSARWNEVYGNNLGLLSMFCLLYPHRAGALDVAKEYMERMAVQPNWMVKDAPWDEVPIAHSLVGFATAYDFLYEYLSKVQQERFLQVIGNASRYMYEKSYHRGWGFQYLHNHQPTNCVALLTGSLVVMNQGYLQEAYLWTKQALAIMEKSMVLLQDVTDGSLYEGVAYGTYTTRSLFQYMHLVQRHFDIGHFSHPWLHKHFAFLYRTLLPGFQRTVAIADSNYNWFYGPESQLVFLDRYVMRNGSGNWLAEVIRQNRVLEGPGQAGKGQRWCTLHTEFLWYDASLQPTPPPDYGTSHLHYFEDWGVVTYGSALPAGRNHTFLSFKSGKLGGRAIFDIVHQNKYKDWIKGWRNFNAGHEHPDQNSFTFAPNGVPFITEALYGPKYTSLNNAVMFGPAVSESCFAPWEGQVTEACNSKWLKYKHGQAADCQGQVEAALEQQGMVFIRGEGHAAYNPELKIKNFQRNLLLLHPQLLLVVDHIQLHLGSPTHSMSAFFHNTDLPFQKTQVDGVHGALIRHGNETSKMFWLDDTGSSEKAIVGYRSYPRGYPYNGSNYVNVTMPLRHPISRVAYIFFGSGVDVQSFSVHGDSERLDIYLATRDQTYNIYLLTDEVPTKPMAMVLVDQKKVVFERTTGVNEHPLEEVEEYVNVVEDNLQHVKPVFQQLERHILSRVLNTDSFHKTAERLLKSSDKRKTPGTIEKMFSLSKKQGKGKGGKKTSLSDSLPDIFAQIEASEKKERQRTMKRVYEELPEEADGDSRAFIDYSDLRKGRKVGFVKGRKFKEVRVGATAESDDVFNTTSYIRLFLILNIATFFVLLAVLLTRFQRAQSLHMQRCLYCVLLIDSFILLCLYSSCSQTQC